Proteins from a single region of Gordonia hongkongensis:
- a CDS encoding glycosyltransferase family 4 protein, whose amino-acid sequence MRAPSNILLLCWRDTRHPQGGGSETYLERVGAELARRGANVTFLTSAYPGSLRHEHRDGMRFFRAGGRISVYPLMLATIVAGRLGFGPLSGCRPDVVVDTQNGVPFFSALVSPAPTVVLVHHCHREQWPVAGRLLGHIGWFLESRVSPRVHRRNRYVTVSMPSKSELVALGVDAGRIAVVRNGIDPVPQGIEAPARTGASTPGVPVRLCVLSRLVPHKQVEDALTVLARLRRDGVDARLDVIGGGWWSDELHRAAAELAVTDAVTFHGHVDERRKHELLALARVHLMPSRKEGWGLAVVEAAQHGVPTIGYRSAAGLADSIDDGRTGLLVDGVDELASATRKLIDNPDEAHRLGRNAQTTASRYSWSATCDGFMATFDAVLSDSRR is encoded by the coding sequence ATGCGCGCACCGTCGAACATCCTGCTCCTGTGCTGGCGGGACACCCGCCACCCTCAGGGCGGCGGCAGCGAGACCTACCTGGAACGGGTGGGCGCCGAACTGGCCCGACGCGGCGCGAACGTCACTTTCCTCACGTCCGCGTACCCGGGGTCGCTGCGCCACGAGCACCGGGACGGCATGCGGTTCTTCCGCGCCGGCGGACGGATCAGCGTGTATCCGCTCATGCTCGCAACCATCGTCGCGGGCCGGCTCGGGTTCGGCCCGCTGTCGGGGTGCCGCCCCGACGTCGTCGTGGACACCCAGAACGGTGTCCCGTTCTTCTCGGCGCTCGTCTCACCGGCTCCGACGGTCGTCCTCGTCCATCACTGTCATCGCGAGCAGTGGCCGGTCGCCGGCCGTCTGCTCGGCCACATCGGGTGGTTCCTCGAGTCGCGGGTCTCGCCGCGCGTCCATCGGCGCAACCGATACGTCACGGTCTCGATGCCGTCGAAGTCCGAACTCGTCGCGCTGGGGGTCGATGCCGGGCGGATCGCGGTCGTGCGCAACGGGATCGATCCGGTACCTCAAGGTATCGAGGCGCCCGCGCGCACCGGGGCGTCGACTCCCGGTGTGCCGGTACGACTCTGCGTACTGTCGCGGCTGGTGCCCCACAAGCAGGTCGAGGACGCGTTGACCGTACTCGCCCGGCTGCGTCGCGACGGTGTCGACGCCCGTCTCGATGTCATCGGCGGTGGCTGGTGGTCGGACGAATTGCACCGTGCAGCAGCCGAACTCGCGGTGACCGACGCGGTCACCTTCCACGGCCACGTCGACGAGCGCCGCAAGCACGAACTGCTCGCCCTGGCCCGGGTCCACCTCATGCCGTCGCGCAAGGAGGGATGGGGCCTCGCGGTCGTCGAAGCCGCCCAGCACGGTGTCCCGACGATCGGTTACCGCAGTGCCGCCGGACTCGCCGACTCCATCGACGACGGTCGCACCGGGCTCCTCGTCGACGGTGTCGACGAACTGGCCAGCGCAACGAGGAAACTCATCGACAATCCGGACGAGGCGCATCGACTCGGCCGGAATGCGCAGACCACGGCCAGCCGCTACTCGTGGTCGGCGACCTGCGACGGGTTCATGGCGACGTTCGACGCCGTGCTGTCCGACTCGCGCCGCTGA